The genomic interval AGGTACAGCGAGAGACTTGGGTAAATAAGGGCATTACTGCGAAACAGAAAGGATGTTTCCGCGGTAGAAATTCATGGATAAACCCGACCAATAATTATACGGCGAATTCTGCCAGCGCTTTTACCACGCGGCTAACTGGTAAGCCCATTACATTGTAGAAATCACCCTTTACCGATTTTATACCCACGACCCCGATCCATTCCTGAATGGCATAGGAACCGGCTTTGTCGTACGGCTTATACTTATCGACATAGTATTCGATCTCGGAGATGGTCAGGGAATGGAATTCAACTTCAGTGATATCGGCAAAGGCGATTTCTGATTCGCCTTTGCGCAGTACAACACCTGTTACCACCTGGTGTTGTGAACCGGACAGTGCCAGGAGCATACTCACCGCATCTTCGCGATGAACGGGCTTGCCCAACATCGCTTCACCTAAAAAAACAATGGTATCAGCCGCGATCACAATTTTATCCTCATCCACCCGGGGTTGAACTGCCAGGGCTTTATTACGGGCTATATGGATGGCGATATCGGCAGGGGCCAGTCCGGGTGGATAGGTTTCATCTGTTTCTGAAACCACCACTTCAAAGGGTATTTCCGCCCATTCCAACAATTGACGTCGCCTGGGCGATTGGGAAGCGAGTATGACAGGGTTCATAAATAAAAATAAAAAAAGATCATGGAGAGAGTTCCGGTAAGCATTACTGCCTTGGTCAGGGAGCTTATTTTTCCATAGTCTTTGGGTTCTTTGGCCTGAAACAATCGATACAGGATCAAGGCCAGTGGTACGATCACCAGCACCAGATTATATATGGCCGGCCACCACCAGCGAAAGGGAAGTACATAGATCTCAAGAATCGAAAGCCCTGCGAGCAACACGATCACCCAAACGGTGACGTATACCCGCGTCGAGTTCATACCCCATACCACCGGCATCGTCTTACACCCATACCTACTATCACCCGGGAGGTCTTCCATATCCTTGATGGCTTCGCGGACAAGGGAAATGATAAAAGCAAAGGCTGCATACAGAAAGGTGAGCCGGAAGAACTTTGGATCGATCATCAACACCCCGTTATCATATACATAGCCCAGGGGAAATTTGGAGAAAAAGATGATCAGGATGGTCCAGGCAGTCAGCAGGGAAATAACAATATTGCCAATGGCCAGTGTTTTTTTATAATTGGTGGAATAAAACCAGAGCAGGATCACACAAAATACATTGGCCATGACAAGATGTGGAAACTGAAAAAAGGGCAATGCGATTATTGTAAGTCCGATACCGGTTACGCTTAACATGAAATGCCAGGCGATGGCCCAGCGACGGCTGATGATCTTGTCGACCACTACCCTTTCGGGCTTGTTGACCTCATCGATATTAATGTCAAAATAATCATTGATGATATATCCGGCAGCGGCGATCAGCAGGGAGGCCAAAACAATGAGAATGAAACGAAGGGTATCATTCCCGGGTACATTATCTCCATAAATCGGAAGGTAGATACAGTACTGAAACAGGACCTGAG from Chitinophagales bacterium carries:
- the maf gene encoding septum formation protein Maf — its product is MNPVILASQSPRRRQLLEWAEIPFEVVVSETDETYPPGLAPADIAIHIARNKALAVQPRVDEDKIVIAADTIVFLGEAMLGKPVHREDAVSMLLALSGSQHQVVTGVVLRKGESEIAFADITEVEFHSLTISEIEYYVDKYKPYDKAGSYAIQEWIGVVGIKSVKGDFYNVMGLPVSRVVKALAEFAV
- a CDS encoding geranylgeranylglycerol-phosphate geranylgeranyltransferase: MRLIAAFFKLVRLPNLLFIALTQVLFQYCIYLPIYGDNVPGNDTLRFILIVLASLLIAAAGYIINDYFDINIDEVNKPERVVVDKIISRRWAIAWHFMLSVTGIGLTIIALPFFQFPHLVMANVFCVILLWFYSTNYKKTLAIGNIVISLLTAWTILIIFFSKFPLGYVYDNGVLMIDPKFFRLTFLYAAFAFIISLVREAIKDMEDLPGDSRYGCKTMPVVWGMNSTRVYVTVWVIVLLAGLSILEIYVLPFRWWWPAIYNLVLVIVPLALILYRLFQAKEPKDYGKISSLTKAVMLTGTLSMIFFYFYL